Genomic DNA from Leucobacter triazinivorans:
GTGGAGCGCGGCCACGAGGTCGTCGTGCTCGACGACTTCTCGAACAGCAGTCCTGAGGCGGTGCGCCGGGTCGAGCAGCTCACGGGATCGCGGATCCCGGTGGTCGAGGCCGATCTGGCCGATCGCGCCGCCACCGCGGCGGCTCTCGACGGCGTCGGCTTCGACGCCGTGATCCACCTCGCCGGACTCAAGGCCGTCGGGGAGTCGGTGGCAGAACCCGCGCGCTACTACCGGGTCAACCTCGATTCGACGCTCGTGCTGCTCGACCTGATGCGCGAGCGCGGGGTGACCGAGCTGGTCTTCAGCTCGTCTGCCACGGTCTACGGCGATCCGCTGCGCTCGCCGATCGACGAGGCGCACCGCGCGGGTGTCGGGCTCACCAACCCCTACGGCTGGTCGAAGTTCATGAACGAGCAGATCATTCGCGACGTGCAGGCCTCGTGGCCCGAGCTGGGTGCGGTGCTGCTGCGCTATTTCAACCCGGTCGGGGCCCACCCGTCGGGCCGGATCGGCGAGGATCCCGCGGGGATCCCGAACAACCTCATGCCGTTCATCGCGCAGGTCGCGGTGGGCAAGCGCGAGCGGCTCAGCGTCTTCGGCAATGCGTATCCGACCGTCGACGGCACCGGGGTGCGCGACTACATCCACGTCATGGATCTCGCCGAAGGCCACGTGGCCGCGCTCGAGCGCCTCTCGGCGGGGGTCGAGACCTACAACCTCGGCTCGGGCACCGGATCGAGCGTGCTCGAGGTCGT
This window encodes:
- the galE gene encoding UDP-glucose 4-epimerase GalE; protein product: MRVLLTGGAGYIGSHTALVLVERGHEVVVLDDFSNSSPEAVRRVEQLTGSRIPVVEADLADRAATAAALDGVGFDAVIHLAGLKAVGESVAEPARYYRVNLDSTLVLLDLMRERGVTELVFSSSATVYGDPLRSPIDEAHRAGVGLTNPYGWSKFMNEQIIRDVQASWPELGAVLLRYFNPVGAHPSGRIGEDPAGIPNNLMPFIAQVAVGKRERLSVFGNAYPTVDGTGVRDYIHVMDLAEGHVAALERLSAGVETYNLGSGTGSSVLEVVRAFEGASGRPVPYVVAPPRAGDVAEVVADPARANERLGWRTTRSLADACRDAWAWQSANPDGYRA